The segment CCTGCTCCTGTTGGCCGGCTGCGACTTCGCGCTGATGAACCCGAAAGGGCAAGTCGGCGTCGACATCAAGGGCATCATCCTGATCGCCACCTGGCTGATGCTGCTGGTCGTCGTACCGGTCATCATCCTGACGCTCGTGTTTGCGTGGAAGTATCGCGCCAGCAACACGTCTGCTGAATACGATCCGAACTGGTCGCACTCCACCCGCATCGAAGTGGTGGTTTGGCTGATCCCCTGCCTGATCATCATCGCGCTGGGCATCATCACCTGGAAGTCGTCGCACGATCTCGACCCGTACAAGCCGCTCGAGTCGAACGTCAAGCCGGTGACCGTGGAAGCCGTGGCGATGAACTGGAAATGGCTGTTCATCTATCCGGAACTGAAGATCGCGACGGTGAACCAGCTCGCGCTGCCGGTGAACACGCCGGTGAACTTCAAGATCACGTCGGATTCGATCATGAATTCGTTCTTCATCCCGCAACTGGGTAGCCAGGTTTACGCCATGGCTGGGATGGAGACCAAGCTGCACCTCATCGCCAATGAAGCCGGCACGTTTGACGGCATGTCCGCCAACTACAGCGGCGGCGGCTTCTCGGGCATGAAGTTCAAGGCCATCGCCATGTCGAACTTCGAGTTCGACAAGTGGGTGGAAAAGGTGCGCGCGTCCGAAAAGCAGCTCGCGTCCGAGGACTACAAGGTCCTGGCCAAGCCGAGCGAAGCGGAACCGGTGACGTACTTCGGCAAGGTCGAAGACGGTCTGTACACCGGCATCCTGCATCAGTACATGGGCGGCGACGGCCATGCAATGGCCCGCGAAGGTTTTGATGGCGGTCCGGTCTGCACGTCGCGTAACACGCTCGGTGAAGAGCGGGTGTCCATGGCCACGCCGGCCAAGCCGGCGCTGGGCGCGCAAATCTAGGAGCAATGATGTTTGGCAAATTGAGTTTGTCGGCGATTCCGTTTCATGAGCCGATCATCATGATCACGCTGAGCTGCGTGGCCCTTGGCGGGCTGGCGCTGCTCGGTGCGATCACGTACTTCAAGAAGTGGGACTACCTGTGGACCGAGTGGATTACCTCGGTCGATCACAAGCGCATTGGCGTGATGTATTCGCTGGTGGCGCTGATCATGCTGCTGCGCGGCTTTGCCGACGCCGTCATGATGCGTACCCAGCTGGCGGTTGCCACCAACGGCTCCACCGGCTTCCTGCCGCCCGAGCACTATGACCAGGTGTTCACGGCCCACGGCGTGATCATGATCTTCTTCGTGGCCATGCCGCTGATGACGGGTCTGATGAACCTCGTGGTGCCCCTGCAGATCGGCGCGCGCGACGTGGCGTTCCCGTTCCTGAACACGCTGAGCTTCTGGCTGTTCGTGGCCGGCGCGATGCTCGTGAACGTCTCGCTGGGCGTTGGCGAATTCGCGCGTACCGGCTGGCTGGCCTATCCGCCGCTGTCGGGTCTGGACTACAGCCCGGGCGTGGGGGTGGACTACTACCTTTGGTCGCTGCAGATATCAGGGTTGGGGACATTGCTGACCGGCGTGAACTTCCTGGTGACCATCCTGAAGATGCGCGCCCCGGGCATGACGCTGATGCGCATGCCGGTGTTCACCTGGACGGTCCTGTGCACCAACGTGCTGATCGTGGCTGCCTTCCCGGTGCTGACGGTGTCGCTGGCACTGCTGGGCCTGGACCGCTACTTCGACATGCACTTCTTCACGAACAATGGCGGCGGTAACGCCATGATGTACGTGAACCTGATCTGGATCTGGGGCCACCCCGAGGTCTACATCCTGATCCTGCCGGCGTTCGGTATCTTCTCGGAAATCATCTCTACGTTCTCGGGCAAGAAGCTGTTCGGCTACAAGGGGATGGTGTATGCCACCAGCGCGATCATGGTGCTGTCGTTCATCGTGTGGCTGCACCACTTCTTCACGATGGGCTCTGGCGCCAACGTGAACGCGTTCTTCGGCATCACGACGATGATCATCTCGATCCCGACGGGCGTGAAGATCTTCAACTGGCTGTTCACGATGTACCGTGGCCGCGTGCAATTCACGTCGCCGGTGCTGTGGACGCTGGGCTTCATGATCACGTTCGTGATCGGTGGCATGACCGGCGTGCTGATGGCCGTGCCGGCTGCTGACTTCGTGCTGCACAACAGCCTGTTCCTGATTGCTCACTTCCACAACGTGATCATCGGCGGCGTGCTGTTTGGCTACCTGGCCGGCGTGACCTACTGGTGGCCGAAGGCCTTCGGCTTCAAGCTGAACGAGCGTCTGGGCAAGTGCGCCTTCTGGTGCTGGCTGGTGGGCTTCTACTTCGCCTTCATGCCGCTGTACGTGCTGGGCCTGATGGGCATGACCCGTCGTCTGAACCACACCGACAACCCGGCCTGGACGCCGTGGCTGCATCTGGCCGTGGTGGGCGTGGTGTTCGTGGCGCTGGGCATCTTCTTCCAGGTGCTGCAGATCGTCGTGTCGATCCGCGACCGCAAGAAGCTGGCAGACGTGACGGGCGACCCGTGGGGTGGCCGCACGCTGGAATGGGCAACCTCGTCGCCGCCGGCGTTCTACAACTTCGCGCACACCCCGGTGGTGCGTGACCTGGACGCGTTTGCCGACATGAAGGCACGTGGCGAGACGATCCGCACGGATGGCTTCGAGCAGATTCACATGCCGAAGAACACCGCGGCTGGTTTCTACATGGGTGCATTCAGCCTGGTGCTGGGCTTCGCGCTGACGTGGCACATCTGGTGGCTTGCCGCCGTGGGCCTGATCGGCATGGTCGTGGCGTTTATCCGCCGCGCCAACGATGACCACATCGATTACTACGTGCCGGCCTCCGAGGTCGAGCAGATCGAAACGCGCTACCAGCAGCGCATTGCTGCCCAGGGCTGATAACCATGTCGACAGAAGTTCTTGACCGCTTCGGGGCGAAAGCCCCCGCGCATGCGCACTCGCACGACGAGGCGCACGACCACGCGCATCACGACACCAGCGAGAACACCGTCTTCGGTTTCTGGCTGTACCTGATGAGCGACTGCATCTTGTTCGCGTGCCTGTTCGCCGCCTTCGCCGTCCTGCGCGGCGAAGTGGCGGGTGGCCCGTCGGGCAAGGAGATCTTCGAGCTCAACTACGTGCTCGTGGAAACCGCCATCCTGCTGTTCTCGTCGATCACCTACGGCTTTGCCATGGTGTCGATGCAGAACCATCAGAAGGGCCGCGTGATGTTCTGGCTGGGCGTGACGTTCCTGCTGGGCGCCGCGTTCATGGGCATGGAAATCAACGAGTTC is part of the Cupriavidus metallidurans CH34 genome and harbors:
- the cyoA gene encoding ubiquinol oxidase subunit II, giving the protein MKKPKMPPLMRYLPCLGLLLLAGCDFALMNPKGQVGVDIKGIILIATWLMLLVVVPVIILTLVFAWKYRASNTSAEYDPNWSHSTRIEVVVWLIPCLIIIALGIITWKSSHDLDPYKPLESNVKPVTVEAVAMNWKWLFIYPELKIATVNQLALPVNTPVNFKITSDSIMNSFFIPQLGSQVYAMAGMETKLHLIANEAGTFDGMSANYSGGGFSGMKFKAIAMSNFEFDKWVEKVRASEKQLASEDYKVLAKPSEAEPVTYFGKVEDGLYTGILHQYMGGDGHAMAREGFDGGPVCTSRNTLGEERVSMATPAKPALGAQI
- the cyoB gene encoding cytochrome o ubiquinol oxidase subunit I, translated to MFGKLSLSAIPFHEPIIMITLSCVALGGLALLGAITYFKKWDYLWTEWITSVDHKRIGVMYSLVALIMLLRGFADAVMMRTQLAVATNGSTGFLPPEHYDQVFTAHGVIMIFFVAMPLMTGLMNLVVPLQIGARDVAFPFLNTLSFWLFVAGAMLVNVSLGVGEFARTGWLAYPPLSGLDYSPGVGVDYYLWSLQISGLGTLLTGVNFLVTILKMRAPGMTLMRMPVFTWTVLCTNVLIVAAFPVLTVSLALLGLDRYFDMHFFTNNGGGNAMMYVNLIWIWGHPEVYILILPAFGIFSEIISTFSGKKLFGYKGMVYATSAIMVLSFIVWLHHFFTMGSGANVNAFFGITTMIISIPTGVKIFNWLFTMYRGRVQFTSPVLWTLGFMITFVIGGMTGVLMAVPAADFVLHNSLFLIAHFHNVIIGGVLFGYLAGVTYWWPKAFGFKLNERLGKCAFWCWLVGFYFAFMPLYVLGLMGMTRRLNHTDNPAWTPWLHLAVVGVVFVALGIFFQVLQIVVSIRDRKKLADVTGDPWGGRTLEWATSSPPAFYNFAHTPVVRDLDAFADMKARGETIRTDGFEQIHMPKNTAAGFYMGAFSLVLGFALTWHIWWLAAVGLIGMVVAFIRRANDDHIDYYVPASEVEQIETRYQQRIAAQG
- the cyoC gene encoding cytochrome o ubiquinol oxidase subunit III, with amino-acid sequence MSTEVLDRFGAKAPAHAHSHDEAHDHAHHDTSENTVFGFWLYLMSDCILFACLFAAFAVLRGEVAGGPSGKEIFELNYVLVETAILLFSSITYGFAMVSMQNHQKGRVMFWLGVTFLLGAAFMGMEINEFAHLIHEGAGPSRSAFLSSFFTLVGTHGLHVASGMLWMLVLMWQLSKKGLTPVVAKRLNCLSLFWHFLDVVWIGVFTVVYLMGAM